DNA sequence from the Candidatus Limnocylindrales bacterium genome:
GCGCGGGATAGCGAGGCAGTGGCGGTTTTACAACCTGCAGGTGCCTTGCTATCTGGCCGCAATGGCCGCACGAGCGGCTCCCTCCAGTCTCCCCGTCGCACGCATCGATCGCAGCGCGCTCATCCGCAACTTCGGCGAGGTGCGCCGCCTCGTCGGCCCCGGCGTCCGCGTGCTCGCGATGATCAAGTCCGACGCGTACGGTCACGGAGCCAGGGGCTGCGCCGACGCACTGCTTGGTGCCGGCTGCCGCGCGTTTGGCGTGGTCACCGTCGCCGAGGCTGCCGAACTGGCGCCGCACGTTCACGCCATCGCCCCCGATGCGCGCGTCGTGATCTTCGGGGGCATCCTTGCGCAGGACGCGCGCATGGCCGTGGAGGCCGGCGCCGAGGTGGCCACACAGGAGATCGCGGTGGTGCAGGCGCTCGGCGCGGCGGCCGCTGCGGTGGGCCGCGAGGCCGCCGTGCACATCAAGATCGATACCGGGATGCACCGCCTCGGCATCGCTCCGGGCGATGCCGTCTCCTTCGCCGCGGCGGCGGCCAAGGTCCGCGGCGTGCGTCTGACGGCCATATGCTCGCATTTCGCGCAGGCGGAGTCCGTCACCGGCGAGGTCACCTTCGGGCAGCTCGAGCACCTGCTGGCTGCCGATCAGGCGCTGCAGGCGGCCGGGTTTTCGCTGGAGCGGCACATGGCCAACAGCGCCGCCATCCTGACCCGCAAGGAAGCACACCTGGACATGGTGCGGCCCGGGATCATGCTCTACGGTATCCATCCCGACCCGTGCCTGCGCGACCGCGCCTCGCTGACGCCGGTGATGACGCTGGAGGCGGCGGTCGTGCGCGTGGCCTGGATCGCGGCCGGCGAAGGCATCAGCTACGGCCACACCTATCGCACCAGCAGCGATACGAAGGTGGCGACGGTGCGGTGCGGCTACGCCGACGGCTATCCGCGCCACCTGAGCAATCGCGGCATGGTGATGGTGGCGGGAACGGTTGCGCCGGTGATCGGCCGGGTTTGCATGGACCATACGATGGTGGACGTCACCGCCATCGACGACGTCGCGGTCGGCGACCGCGTGGTGATGTGGGGACATTCACCGAGCGTCGAGGAGATGGCCGAGCGCGCCGGAACGATCGGCTATGAGCTGGTGGCGCGCCTCGGCAAGCGCGTCGAGCGGATCTTCGAATAGACGGAACCGCAGCGGGGAATGAGCACGATGATCAAGACGGCGCTTCTCAGCGTCAGCGACAAGACGGGACTGGTCGAGCTTGCCAGCGCGCTCGACGAGCTGGGCGTCAAGATCCTGTCCACCGGCGGCACCGCGGCCGTGCTTCGAGGTGCCGGCATCGGCGTCGTCGAGGTCAGCGAACACACGGGCTCGCCCGAGATCATGGATGGCCGCGTCAAGACGCTGCATCCCAGGATCCACGGCGGGATCCTGGCGCGCCGCGAAGACCCCTCGCACGTGCGGCAGATGGCCGAGCAGGCCATCGAGCCCATCGACCTGGTCTGCGTCAATCTCTATCCGTTCGCCGAGGTCACCGCGCGCGGGTGCACCTACGAGGAGGCCATCGAGAACATCGACATCGGCGGGCCGTCCATGGTGCGCTCGGCAGCCAAGAATCACGCGGACGTCGTGGTGCTGGTGGATCCGGCGGATTATGCCCGCATCATCGAGGAGCTGCGTGGCAGCGGCCAGATCGCGCTGGCCACGCGCAAGGAGCTGGCGCGCAAGGCCTATGCGGCCACGGCCGCCTATGACGGCATGATCGCCGACTGGCTCGGTCGCCAGAGCGGCGCCGCCGCCGCCGAGTTCGGTCCGACCCTGCATCAGCAGTGGCTGCTCGTGCAGGGGCTGCGCTACGGCGAGAACCCGCACCAGCGTGCCGCCTTCTACAAGGCGCCCAGGATCGAAGGCCCGTCGGTGGCCGCCGCGCGCGTCCTGGCCGGCAAGGAGCTCTCCTACAACAACATCGTCGATGCGGATGCGGCGCTCCAGCTCGTGATGGAGTTCGAGGAGCCCGTGTGCGTGGCCATCAAGCATACCAATCCGTGCGGCGTGGCGGTGGCCGCCGGCGCCCGCGAGGCCTTCGACAAGGCGCGCCGCTGCGATCCGGTCTCGATCTTCGGCGGCATCGTCGGCTTCAACCGCGAGGTCGATCTCGCCACGGCCGAGGCGATGAAGGACGTCTTCCTCGAGATCATCCTGGCGCCCTCGTTCACGCCCGAGGCGCTCGAGCTGTACGCATCGAACAAGAAGCTGGCCGGCGTGAGGCTGCTGCAGGTGGATTCGCGGGCCGACGGCGGCGACGACGCGCTCGACATGAAACGCGTGCTCGGCGGCCTGCTGGTGCAGACGCGCGATCTGCAGGACTCGGCGGCCGCGCAGTGCAGGGTCGCGACGCGGCGTGCGCCGACGGCGATGGAGCTGCGCGCGCTCGATTTTGCCTGGAAGGTCTGCAAGCACGCCAAATCCAACACGATCGTGCTTGCGAACGAGGACCACGTGGTAGGCGTCGGCGCCGGCCAGATGAGCCGCGTCGACTCGGCGCGCCTGGCGGTGGCTCGCGCGCGCGAGCACGGGCTGAGCCTCGAAGGCTGCGTGGTGGCGTCCGACGCGTTCTTCCCTTTCCGAGACGGGTTGGACGTCTGCGCGGCCGCCGGCGCGCGTGCCGTCATCCAGCCCGGCGGCAGCCTGCGCGACGCCGAAGTCATCGCGGCTGCCGACGAGCATGGAATGGCCATGGTGCTGACCGGCGTGCGCCACTTCCGGCATTGAGACGGCGGCGATGAAAGTTCTCGTAGTCGGAAGCGGAGGGCGCGAGCACGCGCTGGCATGGAAGCTGGCGAGCGATCGCGCCGCCACCAAGGTTTTCGTCGCGCCGGGCTCGGAGGCCATGGCGGAGGTGGCCGAGCGTGTTTCCATCGAGGCGCTCGACATCCGCGGCCTGGCCGACTTCGCCCAGCGCGAGGGCATCGGCCTGACGGTGGTCGGTCCGGAGGCCCCGCTGGCGGCCGGAATCGT
Encoded proteins:
- the alr gene encoding alanine racemase — protein: MAARAAPSSLPVARIDRSALIRNFGEVRRLVGPGVRVLAMIKSDAYGHGARGCADALLGAGCRAFGVVTVAEAAELAPHVHAIAPDARVVIFGGILAQDARMAVEAGAEVATQEIAVVQALGAAAAAVGREAAVHIKIDTGMHRLGIAPGDAVSFAAAAAKVRGVRLTAICSHFAQAESVTGEVTFGQLEHLLAADQALQAAGFSLERHMANSAAILTRKEAHLDMVRPGIMLYGIHPDPCLRDRASLTPVMTLEAAVVRVAWIAAGEGISYGHTYRTSSDTKVATVRCGYADGYPRHLSNRGMVMVAGTVAPVIGRVCMDHTMVDVTAIDDVAVGDRVVMWGHSPSVEEMAERAGTIGYELVARLGKRVERIFE
- the purH gene encoding bifunctional phosphoribosylaminoimidazolecarboxamide formyltransferase/IMP cyclohydrolase; translated protein: MSTMIKTALLSVSDKTGLVELASALDELGVKILSTGGTAAVLRGAGIGVVEVSEHTGSPEIMDGRVKTLHPRIHGGILARREDPSHVRQMAEQAIEPIDLVCVNLYPFAEVTARGCTYEEAIENIDIGGPSMVRSAAKNHADVVVLVDPADYARIIEELRGSGQIALATRKELARKAYAATAAYDGMIADWLGRQSGAAAAEFGPTLHQQWLLVQGLRYGENPHQRAAFYKAPRIEGPSVAAARVLAGKELSYNNIVDADAALQLVMEFEEPVCVAIKHTNPCGVAVAAGAREAFDKARRCDPVSIFGGIVGFNREVDLATAEAMKDVFLEIILAPSFTPEALELYASNKKLAGVRLLQVDSRADGGDDALDMKRVLGGLLVQTRDLQDSAAAQCRVATRRAPTAMELRALDFAWKVCKHAKSNTIVLANEDHVVGVGAGQMSRVDSARLAVARAREHGLSLEGCVVASDAFFPFRDGLDVCAAAGARAVIQPGGSLRDAEVIAAADEHGMAMVLTGVRHFRH